Proteins from one Mustela erminea isolate mMusErm1 chromosome 20, mMusErm1.Pri, whole genome shotgun sequence genomic window:
- the CCL26 gene encoding C-C motif chemokine 26 — protein sequence MEGPACSTMKSFPVGFLLLLIFILSVHSGVATRGSDIAKFCCFKYSHKILPWKSVHSYHFTRNSCPQQAVIFTTKKGLKVCAQPKEKWVRRYVSLLRKQQ from the exons ATGGAGGGCCCGGCTTGCAGCACCATGAAGAGCTTTCCCGttggctttcttcttctcctgaTCTTCATTCTCAGTGTCCATTCTGGAGTAGCCACAC GTGGCAGTGATATAGCCAAGTTCTGCTGCTTCAAATACAGCCACAAGATCCTTCCCTGGAAGTCGGTGCATTCCTATCACTTCACCAGGAACAGCTGCCCCCAGCAGGCTGTGAT ATTCACTACCAAAAAAGGCCTTAAAGTCTGTGCCCAGCCAAAGGAAAAATGGGTGCGAAGATACGTTTCTTTACTCAGAAAACAGCAGTGA